The DNA segment CGCACTACTGCCAAATCACCCCAAGCCTGTAGGACGCTTCTGAATTTTCGCGTTATCCTCCGCCCCCGCTTGTGACGGTCTCCATCGGTCGCTAATGTCCTGTCCGTCGCTCATCGCAGCGATGGGTTTAGTCGCCCACGGTACTAGAACAAGCCAGTCCCTTTTGCGTTGCCATGCCTCTGGCGTAGCAGTGCTGCTTTATGGTGGCTGTGCACGGAGCGCATTTCGGTGCGCACCGGGGTCCCTAGTACCCGGCGACTAATCCGCGCACGGCCACCACCCTTCGTTTAGTCGCAAAGCGTGATGGCTATTACTCGTTACTAGGGATATCTATCATGATCTTATCTACACCCCACCCACCGCCAATACCCACCCTCGCCCTGCCCTTACCCTTGGCCGGCCCCGGCCTGTTCAGCGTCAACCCCGGCATCCACGCCGAGGATGCGCTAATCGCCGCTGCCGATTATCTGGAATGCGCCTCGGCCGCTGCTGATGAAGTCGCCAACAGCCAAAGTATCGAATGCCGGGCAATGGCGCGTTCGGTGGTCCATCAACTGGATATGGCGCGGGTATTGATCGAAGCGACGCTGGCGGCGCTGCAGCAAACTGAGGTTGCAACGCGCAAGGGCTGATGATTTGGGACATGCGGCGGCGGTGAGAGGTCCCGCATTGTTCTGGCAAGGGCCATACGGGCCTCACTTACCCGGCCCCCTGAAGTCAATTAAACATAGGCCGCTTCAAACGCGGTCCTGCA comes from the Pseudomonas sp. StFLB209 genome and includes:
- a CDS encoding DUF6124 family protein, translated to MILSTPHPPPIPTLALPLPLAGPGLFSVNPGIHAEDALIAAADYLECASAAADEVANSQSIECRAMARSVVHQLDMARVLIEATLAALQQTEVATRKG